The following proteins are co-located in the Natator depressus isolate rNatDep1 chromosome 4, rNatDep2.hap1, whole genome shotgun sequence genome:
- the TIFA gene encoding TRAF-interacting protein with FHA domain-containing protein A yields the protein MSSMEEVETEETVTCLHITLYHPCQEEKQVFRSLKFHKRERCRIDEVAKFGRDSNICHYNLMDTRVSRVQFTLQFFRQLNSSELGFEIKNMSKKTKLLVDNVELDYLNKIDLPWKCIIRFGDYQLLMQRQDGESVDYFEICFELSQASLLQERHLPSLQPIPECGIFPSLVYSQGVKPVEMDENDL from the coding sequence ATGAGTTCCATGGAAGAAGTGGAAACTGAAGAGACAGTAACTTGTCTCCATATAACTTTGTACCATCCTTGCCAGGAAGAAAAGCAGGTGTTTCGCAGCTTAAAATTCCACAAGCGAGAGCGATGCAGGATAgatgaagtggcaaaatttggccGAGATTCTAACATCTGCCATTATAATTTAATGGATACCCGTGTTTCCCGGGTTCAGTTTACCCTGCAGTTTTTCAGGCAACTCAACAGCTCAGAACTTGGTTTTGAGATAAAGAATATGAGCAAAAAGACCAAGCTACTTGTGGACAATGTGGAACTGGACTACCTAAACAAAATTGACCTGCCATGGAAATGCATCATTCGCTTTGGAGACTACCAACTCTTAATGCAAAGACAAGATGGGGAATCAGTGGATTATTTTGAGATTTGCTTTGAGTTGTCCCAAGCTTCACTTTTGCAAGAGAGACACCTGCCTTCACTGCAGCCCATACCCGAGTGtggtatttttccttctttggTCTATTCCCAAGGAGTAAAACCAGTAGAGATGGATGAAAATGATTTGTGA